In the Populus trichocarpa isolate Nisqually-1 chromosome 1, P.trichocarpa_v4.1, whole genome shotgun sequence genome, GACTTGGCaacatcaatgatgtttttatatttgtcaaaCAATGCTAACAATTGTATTACACATACACTCCTTTATTTATAAAGGATCGTAATAgaattgattggttatccgttatGAAAATCAAATCTAGGAGCCATGTTCAAGTTGTTCATGATGGTAATGATGAAGTAACTGGGGGGGAAGATGCATTTCAATTAGATGAGTTAGTTTATTCATATCAAGTTGCTCCATCTATTGAGTTAGAAGAAGATTCAATTTTTCATGTCACGAAGAATACTTATGTTCATGTAGATCTTGAGGAGTTAAATGATATATTGAGTACCAGTAAAATTACAGaagttgatgaagatgaagagatCAAACAACTTCGAttcaatgaagaagatgatgaaaaggAAGATGATGAGGATTTTTGAATTAAACAATGGATCTGAACTAATTTTAGaagtaaaatatcattatgcaatcaatatatttattgtcATTGTATGAACTAATTTGAATTTAACTGTAAAATTACAGAAGTTTATGAAGATGCAGAGATCAAACAACTTCGATTCaacaaagaagatgatgaaaaggAAGATGATGAGGATTTGAATTAAACAGTGGATCTGAActgattttagaaataaaatatcattatgcaatcaatatatttattgtcATTGTATGATATATTTCAACTTTGTACATTTATCAAACATttattgttgtggttgtggttttaatgAGTTGTTAAATAAGTTATGAATGCACTTGTTGTTGCCACGTAATTAAGTTTGAGAGGAATTAtatccaatataaaaaaattaaaataaatttattgatgggatcacctaaaaaaaataaaaaattaataaattattcattaacTCGTTGGTGGATCTGCCGCCCATTTAACTTTACCGATAAAACtactgataaaataaaaattcattaaagaaTTACAAAAAGTTTAGGGAAGAATACAGGAATGTAAACAAACAGATGGATTATTTGAAATCATCGGTGACTCCgtcaatcatttaaaaaatttataaactctTTTAGAAACCTTCAAATCCACTAATGATTTTTCATCTATCAGTATATCCGTCAGTGAATCCAATCCcctaaattcttcaaaaaattctctataattattcaataattttatcgtCCATTGGTAAAACCATCAGAGAATAAAAATTCTTGAATTCCTCTCAAACTCTCTGTAATTCTCTAATGATATCGTTGTCCATCAATGATTGTGTTAGTATTTAACAATATCTATAAAcattgtaattgatttttactattaaattaataatatcaaatgtaTTCTTCaagttaaatttattgtttaatgttgtttaatatcaaattgttttgatagcattaaaaaaaacaaattagtacACCACCGACAGAATCATCAACGGGTATAAAACTCTGTCAGTATAACATCTCAATTTTCCTCGAAGAATTACAGAGAGTTGCTAAGTGTTTTGATATAAACCGACGAAATCACCGACAGAAAGTGATTGTCGGTGATTATGTCGGTTATCCGTCAGAAAGATGTGATAAGTTACCAATGGGTTATTTATTGAAAGTCCGTTGTTAATATTTACTGATCAATATACCATCAGAAATTGGTCATCGCATATTTTTATCAtcgataataatattatatcgGTCTAACTATCGGTGATTaaatcaatgatgaaattattgACAAGAGTGAAATCACAGAAACAACTCTAGTTGATGATATGGTTCTGTTGATAAATCCATCAGAAAGATTTTACCGATAGATAAACAACTTTTCTATTGATGGAATATTCAGTCGGTGTAATTCATTTTTCTAGTGGTGCTAAACCAAAGTTCAGAATTTGGAAAGTAGGTAGTCACTGTATATGATAAAAGGAATTATCTAAACCGATATGTACATACATGGATTCCTTAACTTTGAGTTCGCATGTATAGGATCTTCATCGTAATAAAATtatgagtttttctttcttttttccaacatCTAACCAAACGGATCTCAAGTTATACAACGAGGGTGACAAACGCTAAAAGTCAAAACATTCAAGAGATATAGGAATGTGCAGATGTGgtttataataatgataatgataacaaTACTGTAAGCAAATATCacagttgtttttgttttctggaGAGATTATCAAGATGTAGTGGGGCAGACCAGTTTTCTTCCTAGCCCAATAAAGATCTTGTCTCTTTAACGAGATCACCAAGATTGCACTCTGCAGCCAATGGGCCCAATGGGAATCAGGATCTTTAGGACAAATtcgatttctcttttttttttccctttctttctttttctttgttttccccATTTCCATTTCAGAATAATCCAATGAGTAACTCACTCGTCCATGAGTATTCATCTGAAATGAGTTTGCGAATAATATCAACTCATTGAGGATGATTTGAGTGATTTGAAACAGATAACATTACTTCACTTTTGCAACCCATTCTTCATTCTTCATAGGGCAAGTTAACAGAGGACAGGTAAAAGTAACTGAAGGAGATTTGAATGCTATATAATTAACAGAGGACAGGAAAAAGTAATTAAtgaaatagtttttgttttttgtactgATATATCTAGTAtatataattgtgttttaaattttggttttgtaTAAGTTAAAATatcctgttttgtttttttatttatgaagacttgatttttatttattttgcatataaaaatctatttcttataaatattttttaagaaaagcatCCATAAGCTCACCTTCCTTGCTGCCACATTCAATTATAGCTTCCATAAATTCATCCAAGTCAACAGATCTATCCCCATTTGAATCCAAGTCTCTAATCAATTTCTCAGCTTCTTTCTTGGCTGCACATTGTTTTGTGCCCCAAACGATCACTAGTTCACTTCTCGAATTGACGATATTTTTCAGTCACCATTAGTGTGAATGAGTTTGAACTATTACTAGCTGATTAGAAGCTGTTACGTGGCCTTCCCTTGAGTTAGCCACACTAATACTACTATTGAACACCTTACTCTCTCAAATGAGGAAGTGGGTATTGGTCACCTGTTAACACGAGGGTACACGTGAGTTGCTCTTGCTTTAGCCATTTTATTTGTTGCCATATTTTAGGAGAAATTCCTGTCTTTAGTTGCTTAGTATTATAGGAAATACACTGCTGATAGGAAATACCCTGCTGATGATCCATTAAACTGATGCTAACGCTGAACAAAGAAAGCCGAAGAGGTGCTGGATGAGGTAGGCAACAGGGTTACTGTAACAGTGGTGCCAGCAAGAGAACTCTTATTAAGATATTCATGAGTGAGTAGATGGCTATGCAACTCAGTGTAAGTAAGAGGCTGAACTTTGGTGGAGAGGCTAGTAACCAAGTCTTTGAATTCTCCACGCAGACCCCTGAAGATATAGAGATTGAAGTCCTCCAACGCAATTGGTCGTCCAGCAGCAACAAGTTCATCAAAGAGAGATTTGGCCTTCTGTAAATAGACATTGATTGTGTCATCACACTGTCTTAGGTCTTGGAAAGACTCGTGAAGCTGTATAATGCGAGAATTCGGTGGAGATGCAAGAGCTTTCTCAAGAGTCTGCCATATCGACAACCAAGTGTAAGATTTAAGTAGACAAAGAGGATAAAAGAGCACTTACAATAGGATGGTCTTGTTGTTTCCAAGACATAAACGTTGGGTTGGGGACAAGAACAACCAAAGATGATGATATAATATGAGAGGGAGGGACCGGTAGAGAACCATCAACAAAGAAGTAAACACCTTGGCCTATGAGATACGGTTTTATCTACATCCTTCGATACAAGTAGTTGTTATGAgatagttttaaataaataacctgTTGTGTGTGGGATAAAGAAACCACCGAATTGATGTGAGAACTAGGAGCAGAAGGATgtaaatcaacaacaaaaggAGCAGTCAGGAACTCACCAGCAGACTGAGGAGATGAATAAAACGCTAATGCAGAGGATGGCAAAGAACCTGATGTTAGAATGGAAGAGGAATAAAGCGCTGGTGTAGACGCTAGTAGCTGTGGGATaatcgaagaagaagaaggactCGGGAGCAGAATAGAGGTTAGGATTGGCACAACAAACCTGGCAGCAGCAGAGTCAATAGCAGATGGAATGTCTTGATTAGGATCCATATATAAtaggatttgaaaaaaaaaaattattagctctgataccaagttagATATAAGAAGTGTTTAGGATGTTCAACAATTGTATTAATCATATTctctatttatataattaaggttatatatataatttaacactATAACCCCAATTATATTAGTCATCTTctctatttatataattaagattGTATACAATATTAACCGTGTAACTCCCTACACATGATCAAAGATATAAGCTATACAATGCAACataattttctatatttgtGTCCTAAGATTCAACAGTGTATTTCCTATAATACTTAGTGCAAGGCTAATTAGTGGAAATCTTCAGTTATAAATATGTACTTCTACTCATTCAATGGAGTATCAAAAATCATTCATCAAATACTGAGCTAGCTTGGAGGCCCAGGTTCCCTCTCGAAGTAACCTGCTACTGTCACAAATTATTCTTATTTCCTTTCACCGATCTTCCCACCATAGGAAAAACTAAGAGAACCACCACTTTCCCAAAACCCTTACTACCAATCCCTGGTCAAGCCTTAAAAACCAGTGTTGTTTCACAGAACAGAAGCTTCCATGGCTGCAAAGTTTGAAGAATGTAGTGATATTGCCTTGAAGTCTCTTTTCTTATTACACCTCTTAGCAATTGCCAATAAGGACtttaaattgatgaagaaaactttCACCCCACTTTCTTAATTACTATAGGTAAAATTCATAACATTTGGACATGACTAATAGAGAGAATCGAGatggagaggtgggatgggatgGGGGTATAGTTGTAGTGTAGTAATGGTGGGGAGGAGAAGCGAGGAAAGGTGTTGGTACGTAGTTATAGTGAGATTTGCATATATGGAAATGATTGttaataagaaatgaaaagaagaaggatTGACGGGGTTCTtggaaatgaaaatattttggtGGAGATGCATGTGCCGTGGTTAAATTTTAGTAGGTGGTCAGCTTGATCGTGAAGTGTACCAGTGAAACAAGAGGATGGAAATCGttggatttgatttgatttattggcTATGTGAGTATGTGACAAGTACCTAAACCAAAGTTTTTCAGCACTTATCGTCATTAGGCCGGTCATGGTTCTATCTGACATTGGAGCCTATTATTACCCTTTTACTTCagaaaggagagaagaaaatgagtACAGAAGGGAATCCCAATACgatatttgttataaaaaaaatcaagcattaatATAAGCTCTCTTATACTAATTGAGAAGTGTCATGATAATGAAATTTCATAGCCAGTATCTTTTCAAGCAGATTGTATATTCTTATACTATGAGGGGAAATCTTTCTGTTGTAGTATGGACTAGCCTATAAAACTTTATACCCTGCATAAATAGGTTGAAATATGACTCCTAACTTGATTAGGTAACAGATTTAAATTAACATGAGAGTATTCCCATCAGTATGGGAAAGAACTGATAATTTTAAGTGATGATAAAGTCTTGAATTTAGCTAATCTCCAAATCACGTGGAATATTTCATGTAGGTTCCGGCCCTCGTAAGATTTTCCTTTCTGATTTTGATCTTGCAAATTACTGTCCATGCAAATCTTGCAAATAGATGAAAATATGGAAAGGTGAAGGCCAATTTTCCGTTTTCATTTTTGGAATCAGGCCAACTTACTCAAGAAAAGGTAACAAcgtaaatttgttttataaaaccTGCAAACGTGGTAACATATTACAAGTTTTGTACAAGGGGACAATCTTCCATGAGACTTCAGCTCCATGTAGTTCTGGAAATTTAGGATACTGATTGCTAATAGAGGGCCTTAAGCATTggtaaagaacaagaaaaaaggaaacGGTACTGTGTTTGGACTGATCCCACGCATCAAACTCATCAGTGAGTGTAGTGGTTGCAGCTACCTTTTTCTATGAAACGGAAATGCCGAAAACCAGgtgccttttcctttttaaggaAAATGATTGATAATGCCCCTTCTTGATGTGATGTGGTGCATTATGTGACAGATCAAGATTGCATTGACAAACTACTGATAATTACGTGGTTAAGAGTTGTTCTAGCATACGGAAAGGTAATgtattcaagttttatttttggatagcTTGTGAATTCTAATTATTACATATGGGCTACCAGTTGTCGGAActctttcaaaaattcaaagttttactcAAACGATTATATAACCTAACACGGTCAGTTCCAAGAACGGAAATTCGATCACTCATTGTGTgtgtaatcaaataaaaaagatttacgaatataaattttcagaaaaataaacacGTTCCAGTGAAGTCACGTTGGGTTTAGCGCAAACCAAAACTAGCATACTAAGCTTGGTAGTGTGTCAAGCCCCAAATCATTGGggtattattaattttgcatcCAAACTATTTTTGTATCGATTTTaccattaaactattttgatttttcaactaAAGCTTTTGTTAGAATGCTCAATATAAAACATTAAGTTTCCAATAAAATAAGGTCgtttttttatacaagaaaaTACAATTTGGATGAAAATATGGAAGAAAAACGTTAAAAATGGATGGAAGTTcataattgagaatttttacaaatttaaggttaaaattgatattaaaaattacttgATGATAACATTGAGACTACATGTATAGTTGAGTAGTATTTTTGAGGTTTgcctaaaaaaatcttttgattgacggaaaaaaaaaaaaggtgtgttGAATATGTTTTATAGGAAAAACAAGATTAATTTGGTATTGAGTtcttgaaaaaggaaaatggagtataataaggaaaatgaaaaaatttatataggAAACTTATATTaggaagaaaagatgaaaaaactaaataaaaaaacatgtattcaagaggttatattaaaaatataggagACATacatgtaataaataaataagtgtaTATATAAtggttatttaattaaataatttcaaaatattataatatttcaaaataattagggaGTTTCATGTTTATATGTAAGCATGGTGAatttctttgtagttttttttttttttttttttttgcctgccatataaaaaagaaaagaaaagaaatgggaGTACTTCGAGAGATTTTGTTTGTCCAGGGCTTGCTACTAAAGAATTTATTAGTGCCAAATTTGGTAAGACAACAATTATGATCAAACGATGCGCCTCCATTCTCCATTTCTCTTTTCCATAGAAAATCAAGGTATTGTCGACATATAATCAGAAATTGAATTTGGTAATGTGAGATATTACCCTAAGTGGCCAATGGTGCATGAGATTGTTAAGTTAGTGATGAAACTAAAATGAAAGGCACAAAAAACCtcttaaaaaaactatgttggGCTCAACTAAACAAATAATCCAGCCTTTCCTGGACTCGATcaaagaataatttaatttttcttgagcTTAGTTAAGGGATGGACTTATCTCTTTTGGGCATAGTTACATATTGAATCTTACTTTCCCTATATCTATTAAGTGTATAAAGGCCCTGCAAAGACTTACCATAtttctattaatattaatgttatgTAAATGATAATGTGTAAAAATCTTTTAAGAGCTCACCATATTTTCATCCACATTAATACTTATGTCAGtgatattttctctctttactaTCAATGCactattatattttagtttctcCTCTCCATAAAAAGACTCGTGTACTATAAATAGATCATGAATCCTTTAAACGAAGGATTCGAAATCTCCATTATATACTGCATATTTATTTCTAGAGTATTTACctgtaatattattgtattttctgtCAAAAAATCATGGACTTAACTATCGGAAAGTcttcaaattcatcaaaaaagaCTTTTTTGCAGGTATCAGGCATCAACCACCttgactagaaaaaataaaatagatttataGAACCAAAAACTTAACCAattgttcaaaatataaattttactcTTAaattacttggattttttaaaatttcatcggtTAGCAACAGCATGCGAGACTTATTTTATATCTGAAAACAGACAAGAGCTAGATGCTctttgtaaaagaaaaggattaagagggtgtttgtttgatgaaaagtggtttcctgaaaactattttccaaactttcctgtgtttgtttgtcattagaaaagttgattaacggaaaacacttttcagtcaaaggaaaatttggcttggtttccaggaaagtgttttccttttattttgggcggaaaacattttccggaaattgtgaaaaatttagaaatatcatattatttgttgattatatcaaatttggtcctcaaattttttattactatatatattttgttttgaatttttttttcaatttcatcccttagaatttaatttttatattaactttggtcctcatttttatcattgttatttgcttttctcctattattttttaattgaaattttttatctatcaaatttggtccttattttttttattgttacttattttatttgaaataatttatgaaatggtaattattattattttaatttcttcatctttcaatttttttatttgttagattgaactctattattttgattattatttatttttttgagataatttatataattatattttttttcaatttcattctcattcaactttttaatttgtaagatttgtttcttattattttaataaacttgaaaaaataaaacattaataaattatttttcagttcatttttcatgacataaccaaacactagaaagtgttttccaacttatttttcattacactaccaaacatcaaaaaataattcactttcttgaGATATGGTTACCAGAAAATTTCTTTTGATTCCTCGTAGTTCAAAACCTTGCAACCCATTTAGCCACCTCAACCTGAAATGTCATTGAGGACCACAGCATTATTTCTCggatcttttaattaaattcactctctttttttaacttgcCCATTCGGATTTTGAAGCTTGATGGACAAAGATATTTACCATTTTTTTAGCACAAATtagctaaaattttaaaaaataataattaattttaatacaaaagaaGAATGTGtatacattttgaaaaaaaatttaatatcataaaaaaatttaattgagaattaaaaaatcGATGTGTatcttcaataaaataaattaaaaatcatatgaattaataaatcataaaaacaaattctcaaCGACTAAAGCAAAgagctaaaaaataaagatatttgattttatgatataatacaggattttttttgttttttttattgaaataaatagcaataaaaatagattttgtaaGAAAATGAGTAGTTTAAACTCAGTAAAAAGAAATGTAGTTATTAGTGTAAATTgtctttttgttattaatgtattttttaacttttttttatccatgcTGTAGCaagttttaataagaaaataataaaatcaataattttggtgtgaatgtatttaaaaatatagtaataataataataaacttgataaaaataaaaattttaaaaaaatatgcatttcATTTGCATTTAGAAAATCATGCATGTTAGGttgatatatatttattcaaaatataattgttaatattatttaaaactaattggataattatttaaacatcattaaaataaatttagttattgtttgatgtaattataaaatactaaacaaaaaaaaaataatgagataaaaagaattgaagggCTAGACGTGCATGGGCTGGAAAAATAGGCTTGCGTGCCTGGCCCATATGCTAGCACATGCCtgcacatctttttttcttaaagggTGAACGACACTTGTATgccttaaattaaaaataaataaatgggtgATGCACTGTTTACTTGGACAAACAACATGTCATTTGTTTGTAATCTTTTCTAGTTATCGAAGGTGAAGTCACGAGAAAATTAGAATTCAAAATTTTGGACCAAAAAACCCAAATTTCAACCtctttttcactcaaaaactttAGAAAATATCTCATTGACCTCTATATCTTTATTTCTAAcaacaaaacacattttaattgttttaaaaacttaaaatcaaataaaattaagagaataattttctaaactctaatctattttttcaacatCATTGAATGTGAAAACCTCTTTCATTGAGTTCCTCTTTCAAAGTCGAATCcaataacacaaaataaaagctATTAGTGGCTATAATTCGGTTAACTGAGAgctttgtctttttaaattttccatctATTTTCTCACTACTCTCATAGGTTTCAAAgacttaaacataaaaaaaaataaagtttgaaaacaaaataaaatggaccaaattttaaacatgtacaaattaaaagtttaaagtgTAGATTTATGCACCTTTTAAACGGTTCACATGAGAAAAAGATTGTTAAATCTTGActaatatcaattttgatccttggtCTTTCAATTTTGGTTTCTACAACCACAATTTTTCTCATGAAAAATTGACATGTCATTTAACCTCGGAATATACCCTGACATCGCGGATACACGATAACATGCaagatgaaaagaataaaaaaaaaactcaataaaaatgaaaaaaaaaaaaacattgtaaggactaaattgataggaaataaagtttgatcaccaaaataaaatggatCAAAACTTGAGGGACCTAGAACTAAATTTCCATAATAAACAATGTTATGAATAGTAAATTCTGAGAGGATGAATGTGGAATGGACGGTAAAAGCCCaaacttttttagtttctttgttaaGCAGTAGGGACATAAGGGATATCATTTTATACAAGGCAGGTGGAGTAGGTCTCGAGTCAAAATTACCGTTGATTACAGTACTAATTAAAAAGCTTGATGAACATATCCAAGTTTTTAAGGCATGATTGGCAAGTAAAATCAACTTACAGGCCAGttactagattttttttgtcgGCTAGCTTAGGAGGGAATTCACTTGGCAGTTACACAGTACAAGCGCAATCAGCAATCCTCTTAGTCATTATAGCTTTTTCATGAACACCAAATTGAAAACATTATCTTACATGTCTGAAAGGAAATCTGTAAGCATGATTTGGCTTTGCATTCTCATCACACACTACTAAGAATCCACCACCCATTGTCTCTTCCTTGATTGGTCTTTATAAAAAGCTTCATCTTGTTCCTCCTTTAGACACCAGAAGCTTCACGAAAACCACGCTCTAAGAAAATATCTATCCATCTTATTTAAAGAGCACAAAACTACTTCTCTCgtcaagaaaattatatatttggtaTAAGCCCACCAATCCATTTTGCCCAACCATCATGTCTCCACCATCAAAATCTCAAGAGAGCCCTATTGGCAAAACCTCTCAACCTCCACCAATATCTTCACTTACCACCCGAATATGGCCGGCAAATCTTATGCAAATGATTCTTCAGGAAATAAAAACACAGCGAGGTATAACTCTGCCCTTGTTGGCAATGAATTTGACATGGTTTTCCAAAACAGCCATCACAACTGTTTTTTTAGGCAGGCTTGGAGAGCTCCAGTTGGTTAGCGGCACTCTTGGGTTCACTTTTGCTAACGTCACTGGCTTTTCTGTCTTGAATGGGCTATCCGCTGCCATGGAACCTCTCTGTGGTCAAGCTCATGGGGCTAAGAATTTCATGCTGCTACACAAGACCCTCCTCATGGTAACATTCTTGTTGCTATTAGCAACCCTGCCTATATCTTTCTTGTGGCTTAACGTGGACAAAATTCTAATCCATTGTGGCCAACAAGAAGACGTTTCGCGTGTTGCAAAGAACTACCTTTTCTATCTCTTCCCTGACTTAATAATCACCTGTTTGTTATGTCCTCTTAAAGTCTACTTGAGCTCACAAAGTGTAACAGTTCCTATAATGTTTAGCTCAGCTTTGGGCCTAGCTTTTCACATCCCGATCAACATCTTACTTGTAAAAGCCAAGGGTCTTGAAGGGGTGTCTATGGCAATATGGATAACCGATCTTATGGTCGTGATTTTACTTGCTTCATACGTGTTGATGATGGAAAACAGGAAGGGAGGGAATTGGAAGGAGGGAGGGTGGTTAGACCAGGGCGTTCATGACTGGCTCAGGTTGCTAAAACTTTGTGCACCATGTTGCCTTACCACCTGCCTTGAATGGTGGTGCTGGGAGATCTTGATCTTGCTTACCGGACGACTACCAAATGCCAAGCAAGCAGTTGGGGTGATAGCAATTGTGCTAAACTTTGACTACTTGCTTTTCTCTGTGATGCTATCACTAGCAACTTGTGCTTCCACTCGTGTGTCGAATGAGCTTGGTGCAAATCAAGCAGGTCGTGCTTACCAGTCAGCATATGTGTCTCTAGGAGCAAGCACCATTTCAGGTTGCATTGGTGCTTTGGTGATGGTAGGAGTCCGAGGTGTTTGGGGGTCTCTTTTTAGCCATGATCAGGGAATCATAAAAGGTGTAAAGAAGATGATGTTGCTAATGGCTTTGATTGAAGTAGTAAATTTTCCTTTAGTAGTCTGTGGAGGCATCGTCCGGGGAACAGCTCGGCCATGGTTGGGCATGTATGCCAATCTTGGTGGGTTCTACTTCCTAGCCTTACCAATGGCAGTACTCTTAGCCTTCAAAGCAGCACTAGGGCTCGGTGGGTTGTTGGTAGGTTTCTTGATTGGATTGGTCGCGTGCTTGATTTTGTTGGTAGTATTTGTTGTGAGGATTGATTGGGAAGTAGAAGCTGAAAAGGCACAAAAACTGGCGTCCTGTGACGTGCAAGAAGTGGACGTTAAAGAACGCGTGAATCACCGAACCACGGAAACAGTTGATGGTGCTGA is a window encoding:
- the LOC18094421 gene encoding protein DETOXIFICATION 56; its protein translation is MSPPSKSQESPIGKTSQPPPISSLTTRIWPANLMQMILQEIKTQRGITLPLLAMNLTWFSKTAITTVFLGRLGELQLVSGTLGFTFANVTGFSVLNGLSAAMEPLCGQAHGAKNFMLLHKTLLMVTFLLLLATLPISFLWLNVDKILIHCGQQEDVSRVAKNYLFYLFPDLIITCLLCPLKVYLSSQSVTVPIMFSSALGLAFHIPINILLVKAKGLEGVSMAIWITDLMVVILLASYVLMMENRKGGNWKEGGWLDQGVHDWLRLLKLCAPCCLTTCLEWWCWEILILLTGRLPNAKQAVGVIAIVLNFDYLLFSVMLSLATCASTRVSNELGANQAGRAYQSAYVSLGASTISGCIGALVMVGVRGVWGSLFSHDQGIIKGVKKMMLLMALIEVVNFPLVVCGGIVRGTARPWLGMYANLGGFYFLALPMAVLLAFKAALGLGGLLVGFLIGLVACLILLVVFVVRIDWEVEAEKAQKLASCDVQEVDVKERVNHRTTETVDGAEAWE